The following coding sequences lie in one uncultured Mailhella sp. genomic window:
- a CDS encoding HD domain-containing phosphohydrolase: MMNSRENASYSGLSKRSTLLAAVGLALVSGGIALLACFSQLESRRLDVMQRFEQDVTAWLDGARRDVEIWNADMKKLRLRISESETYRLFSGDLFGLDSRVAGVINSAEQTGNLPGPAAVLSEEVPAIRRILLEFMNYNGLLDARLVNKNGQTILSAFSTPSPLSPEQNSAAQQTMKTGETSFLPVRGSVNGLALDVFEPVYDLDSPEKCVAVFMSSVPVLSKVTQFTARPKQNDMSTAAMVQRRGDVWEKMQVPSPVAVPAALGKELADHKGVLPFGLRESVSEGGGMVYSMSVFFPGLEWSLVHETPESVVEGMVFRAELPVYAVGVLAWISFMLLSGLLWWMGFGRQQRAVAAELRRLNQIISRQKELLDSVNLSLDVGLFMADVKGQIRVCNPALAAILGKDEKDVSEQMIFSCFPTDAATLLLDRIRQVAINNREEGCEIYLERDGEKRLYRVTLFPFMDAGGESVRNSIRGAVVSMKDITEFRRQSLRMRQRQKSLIEAFTRAEESVDPYLAGHSQRMAKLGELLSVEMGLSEDGRNTVVMGAMLSQVGKLFIPRELLTKKGKLTPEELDQVHQAPEHAFRLMENVDFDLPIARALHEMYENMDGSGYPNHLKGEEILPEARVLGVLNAFCAMVSSRAYRKGMDERQAVEELMNNARFDQTVVNHLRNVLKTPEGMVAARS, translated from the coding sequence ATGATGAACAGCCGTGAGAATGCCAGCTATTCTGGCTTATCCAAAAGATCGACTCTTCTGGCCGCCGTCGGTCTTGCGCTCGTTTCGGGGGGAATCGCCCTCTTGGCCTGCTTTTCCCAGCTTGAGAGCCGTCGTCTCGACGTCATGCAGCGCTTTGAGCAGGACGTGACGGCCTGGCTCGACGGCGCGAGGCGTGACGTGGAAATCTGGAATGCAGATATGAAGAAGCTTCGTCTCCGCATCAGCGAATCCGAAACCTATCGCCTGTTCTCCGGCGATCTTTTCGGCCTGGACAGCCGTGTGGCCGGCGTCATCAACAGCGCGGAGCAGACGGGCAATCTTCCCGGTCCTGCGGCTGTGCTCTCCGAAGAAGTGCCCGCCATCCGCAGAATCCTGCTGGAGTTCATGAACTACAACGGACTTCTCGACGCCCGCCTCGTCAACAAAAACGGTCAGACCATTCTTTCCGCGTTCAGCACGCCTTCGCCGCTTTCGCCGGAGCAGAACAGCGCGGCGCAGCAGACCATGAAGACGGGAGAAACGTCGTTCCTTCCCGTGCGGGGAAGCGTCAACGGTCTGGCGCTCGACGTCTTCGAGCCCGTCTATGATCTGGATTCTCCCGAAAAGTGCGTGGCGGTGTTCATGTCGTCGGTGCCCGTGCTCAGCAAGGTGACGCAGTTCACGGCGCGGCCGAAGCAGAACGACATGTCCACGGCGGCCATGGTGCAGCGCCGGGGCGACGTGTGGGAAAAAATGCAGGTTCCTTCTCCGGTGGCGGTTCCCGCGGCGCTCGGCAAGGAGCTTGCCGACCACAAGGGCGTGCTGCCTTTCGGGCTGCGCGAAAGCGTTTCCGAGGGGGGCGGCATGGTGTATTCCATGTCCGTGTTTTTCCCCGGCCTGGAGTGGAGTCTCGTGCATGAAACGCCGGAATCCGTGGTGGAAGGCATGGTGTTCCGCGCCGAACTGCCCGTGTATGCGGTCGGCGTGCTGGCCTGGATCAGCTTCATGCTGCTGAGCGGCCTTCTCTGGTGGATGGGCTTCGGACGTCAGCAGCGCGCCGTGGCTGCCGAACTTCGGCGTCTCAATCAGATCATTTCCCGGCAGAAGGAGCTTCTGGACAGCGTCAATCTTTCTCTCGACGTCGGTCTTTTCATGGCGGACGTGAAGGGACAGATCCGCGTCTGCAACCCTGCGCTCGCGGCCATTCTCGGCAAGGACGAAAAGGACGTCAGCGAGCAGATGATTTTCAGCTGCTTCCCCACGGACGCGGCAACGCTTCTTCTCGATCGCATCCGGCAGGTCGCCATCAACAATCGGGAGGAAGGCTGCGAAATTTATCTGGAGCGGGACGGCGAAAAGCGTCTGTACCGCGTCACCCTGTTCCCGTTCATGGACGCCGGCGGCGAGAGCGTGCGCAACAGCATTCGCGGCGCGGTGGTCAGCATGAAGGACATCACGGAATTTCGCCGTCAGAGCCTGCGCATGCGGCAGCGTCAGAAGAGCCTTATTGAGGCTTTTACCCGCGCTGAGGAAAGCGTGGATCCCTATCTGGCCGGTCACTCGCAGCGCATGGCAAAGCTGGGCGAACTGCTGTCCGTCGAAATGGGCCTGTCCGAAGACGGCAGGAACACCGTAGTCATGGGAGCCATGCTTTCCCAGGTCGGCAAGCTGTTCATTCCGAGGGAGCTGCTCACCAAGAAAGGCAAACTTACTCCGGAAGAGCTCGATCAGGTGCATCAGGCTCCGGAGCACGCCTTCCGTCTGATGGAAAATGTGGACTTCGATCTTCCCATTGCCAGGGCTCTGCATGAAATGTATGAGAACATGGATGGTTCCGGCTATCCCAACCATTTGAAGGGTGAGGAAATCCTGCCCGAAGCCCGCGTGCTCGGCGTGCTCAACGCCTTCTG